From the Anabas testudineus chromosome 23, fAnaTes1.2, whole genome shotgun sequence genome, one window contains:
- the LOC113164734 gene encoding tetraspanin-8-like, translated as MAVNKCIKYLLFFFNLLFWLSGCLILAVGIYLKVSKDANKLTSGYLPGADLMIAIGVIIMVLGFFGCCGAIRENRCLLLLFFISLLLIFILLLAAGILGAIGEKKVDDWVKEQMNKLSPLSSQPTDVQAEVEQLQQQLKCCGLLNGPSDWNPVPSSCRCNGTASNCGTNGYYSTPCANQVISVLKSNMLVVLGIAFAIAVLLIFGMVFSMILYCQIGRKEGAISPGRA; from the exons CTGAGCGGCTGCCTGATCCTGGCTGTGGGCATCTACCTGAAAGTCAGCAAGGACGCAAACAAG CTCACCAGTGGATATTTACCAGGCGCCGACCTGATGATAGCCATCGGAGTGATCATCATGGTGCTGGGGTTCTTCGGCTGCTGCGGCGCCATCAGGGAGAACcgctgtttgctgctgctg TTTTTCATCagcctcctcctcatcttcatcctcctcctggCTGCAGGCATCCTGGGAGCCATCGGTGAGAAAAAg GTGGACGACTGGGTGAAGGAGCAAATGAACAAACTGAGCCCGCTGTCGAGCCAACCAACTGACGTGCAGGCAGAGGTggagcagctacagcagcag CTCAAGTGCTGCGGTCTTCTGAACGGACCGTCAGACTGGAACCCGGTCCCCAGCTCCTGTCGCTGTAACGGCACCGCGTCAAACTGTGGGACGAACGGTTACTACAGCACG CCCTGTGCCAACCAAGTGATCTCAGTGCTGAAGAGCAACATGCTGGTGGTGCTGGGCATCGCCTTCGCTATCGCCGTCCTGCTG ATCTTCGGGATGGTCTTCTCCATGATTCTCTACTGTCAGATCGGCAGGAAGGAGGGGGCCATCAGCCCCGGACGTGCCTGA